ACGTTGTCTATTTGACTGTGGGCGGTGACGTGACAGGCACAGTTCTGACGTAGATCAACGGCCTCACCCTAATCTGCTGACAAGTTGCCTTGTACAAGCTTGAAAGTACCAACGTCGGTCCCGGTATTTCGGCCACATGGCCGCCAATAGTTTAAACCAAGCAGATTAGCTCCATAGATTTCTTCACCGTTTTCTACTCTCACTATCTATCACACGGATCAAGGGCAACCCTGTTGTTCTCCGCTGTAAGTGTTGATGTTTGTAAACACTATCTGTTTCCATTAGAAACACTTGATGGAAACACAGCACTGTCCTTAACCGCTCGGTTTTCCTGTCCCACCATTGATGGGACGCTTTTTTGTGTATATTTGACACAATTTTCTGTTCGCACTGCCTTGGTACGCTGTAAATAGACTGGCATTCATCTTGCTTATATATTTGGGTGAACGACCATGTGAGTCCCCACATCTATTTTTCAAACCTCTTCCTTTTTTCTGACGGGTGAAGGAGTGGATGGCTGCCTTTAAAGATCCGCGAACTTCCCTGTCGGAAGCGGAAAGATTCTCTGGCGGAGCTGCAGGATCGGTAAACCATGGAAGAAAGGGATGGAGACTTATGGACTTCGCGTATTCCGATCGGGTGAAGGAGTATCAAGAACGGTTGCTTCGCTTTATGGAGGAGGTGGTGTACCCGGCAGAACGGATCTATGTGGAACAGCTGCGGGAGAGCCCCACGCGGTGGGTCGTCCCGCCGGTGATGGAGGAGATGAAGGCGAAGGCAAAGGAGGCCGGACTGTGGAACCTGTTTCTGCCGGAGAGCGACAAAGGGGCGGGTTTAAAAAACCTGGAGTACGCCCCTCTGTGCGAGATCATGGGCCGCTCCCCCATCGCCCCCGAGGTGTTTAACTGCTCCGCCCCGGACACGGGCAACATGGAGGTCTTGGAGCGCTATGGGACCGAGGAGCAGAAGGAGAAGTGGCTCATCCCCCTGTTAAACGGGGAGATCCGTTCGTGCTTTTCCATGACGGAGCCAGATGTGGCCTCTTCAGATGCCACCAACATCCAGACCACCATCCGGCGTGACGGAGACGAGTATGTGATCAACGGGCGAAAGTGGTGGTCCTCCGGTGCCGGCGACCCCCGGTGCAAAGTGGCCATCGTGATGGGCAAGAGCAATCCTGATGCGCCCAAGCACCAACAGCATTCCATGATCATCGTCCCCCTGGACACCCCGGGAGTGCGCATCGAGCGGATGTTGCCGGTGTTTGGTTACGATGACGCCCCCCACGGACATGCGGAGATCACTTATGACAACGTGCGCGTGCCGGCCTCCAACATCATCTGGGGTGAAGGCAAGGGGTTTGCCATCGCCCAGGGTCGCTTGGGGCCAGGGCGGATCCACCACTGCATGCGTCTGATCGGGGCAGCGGAGCGCGCCTTGGAACTGATGGTTCGCCGCGTCAAAGAGCGGGTGGCATTCGGCAAGCCCTTGTCAGAGCAAGGGGTGATTCGGGAGTGGATCGCCGATTCCCGGATCGAGATTGAACAAGCCCGCCTGTTGACGCTGAAAGCAGCGTATATGATGGATACTGTGGGCAACAAAGTGGCGAAAAAGGAGATCGCCATGATCAAAGTAGTCGCTCCCAACATGGCCCTCAAGGTCATCGATCGTGCCATTCAAGCCTTCGGTGCAGCCGGTGTCAGTGAAGATTTTCCCCTCGCCTTCATGTGGGCCAATGCCCGCACCCTGCGTTTGGCCGACGGGCCCGATGAGGTGCACCGCCGGGCCATAGCCCGCCTGGAGCTCA
Above is a window of Polycladomyces subterraneus DNA encoding:
- a CDS encoding acyl-CoA dehydrogenase codes for the protein MDFAYSDRVKEYQERLLRFMEEVVYPAERIYVEQLRESPTRWVVPPVMEEMKAKAKEAGLWNLFLPESDKGAGLKNLEYAPLCEIMGRSPIAPEVFNCSAPDTGNMEVLERYGTEEQKEKWLIPLLNGEIRSCFSMTEPDVASSDATNIQTTIRRDGDEYVINGRKWWSSGAGDPRCKVAIVMGKSNPDAPKHQQHSMIIVPLDTPGVRIERMLPVFGYDDAPHGHAEITYDNVRVPASNIIWGEGKGFAIAQGRLGPGRIHHCMRLIGAAERALELMVRRVKERVAFGKPLSEQGVIREWIADSRIEIEQARLLTLKAAYMMDTVGNKVAKKEIAMIKVVAPNMALKVIDRAIQAFGAAGVSEDFPLAFMWANARTLRLADGPDEVHRRAIARLELSGE